The nucleotide window CGAAAAGCAACTAGTTCGTTTTCGAGTAAAACAAGAAGCGCACTAGAACCCTTAAGCTTTTTAAGAGAGGAGACTAAGGCTTCGATTGGTTGCATTTGTGCTTCTTGTGCAATCAAGTGTAAAATAGCCTCTGAGTCTGTTTCTGAATGAAAAATTGATCCGCGTTCTTCAAGTTCTTTTGTAAGGTCTGACAAATTAGTAATACATCCATCGTGTGATATGGCTATGAGCCCTCTGGCGTAGTTTGCACTGAGAGGCAAGATGTTTTGAGGTTGAGATAAATCAAGAGGGGAACAGCTTACGTGTGCTATAGCACTGTGTGCAGAAATCTCAGCAAGTTTTTGTTGGCTTAGCGCATCATGCAATAGACCCTGTCCGCGTGAAGAGCTTATTCGTCCATTGTCCGGCCAAGCAATTCCAGCTGCTTCTTGTCCTCTGTGCTGTAGTGCATATAAACCGAGATAGACTTCCTCTAAAACGGGGGTACCGGTAGTTGAAAAAGCTCCAAATATTCCACTCATACTAGATTACTCCGAAATTCGTTTCCAAATTTCTCTGTAAGCGTCAAGCACCGTACCTAAATCTTTACGAAAGCGGTCTTTATCTAATTTATTCCCTGTCGAGCTATCCCAAAAACGACACGTATCAGGGTAGATTTCATCGGCTAATATTATATTTCCGGAGGAGTCTTTCCCAAATTCAAGTTTAAAGTCCACGAGAGTTACTCCGCGTTTAAGAAAAAACTCTTTAAGAGTCTCGTTTACGCGCAATGAGACTTCCTTTAATTTTCTAATTTCTTCTTCCGTAGCCCAACCAAATTGAATTGCATAATCTTCAATTATGAGAGGATCTCCAAGTTCGTCATTTTTATAGCTAAACTCAATGAGTGGATGTTTTAGCACCAATCCTTCTTCTACTCCAATACGTTTACACAGCGAACCGGTTGTTATATTACGGACAATTACTTCAAGAGTAATAATATCTACCCGCTTAACAATTTGATGAAGTTTATCTACCTTGCGAACGAAGTGGGATTCAATACCTTTTGCTGCCAAGTACTCAAATAGCTTTGAACTTATCTTATTATTAAGTTCTCCCTTGCCTTCCATGGTAGCTTTTTTTTGGCCATTGAAGGCAGTAAAACTGTCTTTGTATTCGACAATAATTAGGTCGGGATCATCGGTAGTAAACAATTTTTTTGCTTTTCCTTCATAGATAAAATCTCTTTTTTCAACACTCATATTTAACCTCTCCTTAAGAAACGCTATATATCAATATTTTTAATAATCAATCAGCAAAGTTCCAACAAGTTTCTATCCCTTATGTATTTTTAATATTCTTGTATAAGCAAAAAACAACATGTCTTGCTCAGAGTTTTTAAACTGTGTCCACAAGGATATTTTTATTCTACCACTAATGTATTGAGAACAAATAACTTCACAAAGAACATTTTTAAAATGCACTCATGAGTGTAAATAAAAATCTAAGAATAATATCTGTCTATAAACACTTTTTAATTAAATATGAGCTATTACATGTCTTTCAAAAAAATAACTAAAATGTTTTTTCGGTATAAAGTTTAAATTAAGAGCAATTGTGTTGGTTTAAAGCATGATGAAGCCTAGTTATAATTATTTGAAGCTCTAATTTTTAATTAAACCAAAGTTATTAAAGTGTTAACA belongs to Synergistaceae bacterium and includes:
- a CDS encoding phosphoribosylaminoimidazolesuccinocarboxamide synthase, which gives rise to MSVEKRDFIYEGKAKKLFTTDDPDLIIVEYKDSFTAFNGQKKATMEGKGELNNKISSKLFEYLAAKGIESHFVRKVDKLHQIVKRVDIITLEVIVRNITTGSLCKRIGVEEGLVLKHPLIEFSYKNDELGDPLIIEDYAIQFGWATEEEIRKLKEVSLRVNETLKEFFLKRGVTLVDFKLEFGKDSSGNIILADEIYPDTCRFWDSSTGNKLDKDRFRKDLGTVLDAYREIWKRISE